Proteins encoded together in one Actinomycetes bacterium window:
- a CDS encoding N-acetylmuramoyl-L-alanine amidase — protein MIDFARILERAGLPVREVNGWQRRGRPPSTNPRDPAYPAATRFAGIGLHHTAGHNDLNVVVNGRPGIPGPLANLYVARDGRVFVVAAGRANHFGAGAVEVYRRTLRDLAPLGDAADVGLRDSTVGNGVYVGIEVENFGTAGDPYPRVQIDSLERACAALCEEMGWTANRCVQHREWTRRKVDMSYRGPLREVVAALLAKEELILDAATKAYFDKQFELLRVGDNPDPTTGDTHPFSFENVLRRLDRIEGQLHLMWKGDEPEPPQGETHPQNLETVWQQGKATAAALQAQEVNLAAIKDDVEAIRRELEVIKVATGAGHS, from the coding sequence ATGATCGACTTCGCGAGGATCCTCGAGAGAGCGGGCCTGCCGGTCCGTGAGGTGAACGGGTGGCAGCGGCGCGGCCGCCCGCCCAGCACCAACCCGCGGGACCCCGCCTACCCCGCCGCCACCAGGTTCGCCGGCATCGGCCTGCACCACACCGCCGGGCACAACGACCTCAACGTCGTGGTGAACGGCAGGCCGGGCATCCCCGGTCCGCTCGCCAACCTCTACGTGGCCAGGGACGGCAGGGTGTTCGTGGTCGCGGCCGGCCGGGCCAACCATTTCGGGGCGGGTGCGGTCGAGGTGTATCGGCGCACCCTCAGGGACCTCGCCCCGCTCGGCGACGCGGCCGACGTCGGCCTCCGCGACTCCACCGTCGGCAACGGCGTCTACGTCGGCATCGAGGTCGAGAACTTCGGCACCGCCGGGGACCCCTACCCCCGGGTGCAGATCGACTCGCTGGAACGGGCGTGCGCGGCCCTGTGCGAGGAGATGGGCTGGACGGCCAACCGCTGCGTGCAGCACCGGGAATGGACCCGGCGCAAGGTCGACATGAGCTACCGGGGGCCCCTGCGCGAGGTCGTCGCCGCGCTGCTGGCAAAGGAGGAACTCATCTTGGACGCCGCCACCAAGGCCTACTTCGACAAGCAGTTCGAGCTGCTGCGGGTCGGGGACAACCCCGACCCTACGACCGGCGACACCCACCCCTTCAGCTTCGAGAACGTGCTGCGCCGCCTCGACCGCATCGAGGGCCAGCTCCACCTCATGTGGAAGGGGGACGAGCCGGAGCCGCCCCAGGGCGAGACCCACCCGCAGAACCTGGAGACCGTCTGGCAGCAGGGCAAGGCCACCGCCGCCGCCCTGCAGGCCCAGGAGGTCAACCTGGCCGCGATCAAGGACGACGTCGAGGCCATCAGGCGAGAGCTGGAGGTCATCAAGGTGGCCACCGGCGCCGGCCACTCCTGA
- a CDS encoding acyl-CoA dehydrogenase family protein codes for MDFRDTPEEASFRATLRDWLGENLPAGWAERDPKAGRSDEAEARAWSRKLYEAGYAGLTWPKRYGGGGAPYTFQAILLEELARTEAPDHVNVIGLGMAGPTLMAHGSEAQKARHLEPILSTEQIFCQGFSEPGAGSDLAALRTRAVRDGDGFVLEGQKVWSSFAHIADWCILLARTNPEAAKHRGLTFFLVDMHAPGVEVRPLRQLTGDPEFNEIFLTGVRVPAEQVVGEVDGGWAVAMTTLLHERGTLGFALTTRLEVLLRRLVTLARIPDGSGRRPADDPLVRDRIARQWVELQGLRFTNYRALTSLVRTGVPGPEGSVAKLHWSESNQRLTKLALELLGPDAQLDGDGAVWNGYWQYQQLRSRGNTIEAGTSEVLRNIIAERVVGLPRSR; via the coding sequence ATGGACTTCCGCGACACGCCCGAGGAGGCGAGCTTCCGGGCGACGCTGCGCGACTGGCTGGGGGAGAACCTGCCCGCCGGCTGGGCCGAGCGTGACCCCAAGGCCGGCCGCAGCGACGAGGCCGAGGCCCGGGCCTGGAGCCGCAAGCTCTACGAGGCCGGCTACGCCGGGCTGACCTGGCCGAAGCGGTACGGCGGCGGGGGTGCTCCCTACACCTTCCAGGCCATCCTGCTCGAGGAGCTGGCCCGCACCGAGGCGCCCGACCACGTCAACGTGATCGGCCTGGGCATGGCCGGCCCGACGCTCATGGCCCACGGCAGCGAGGCGCAGAAGGCGCGCCACCTCGAGCCGATCCTGTCCACCGAGCAGATCTTCTGCCAGGGGTTCTCCGAGCCAGGGGCCGGGTCCGACCTGGCCGCGCTGCGCACCCGGGCGGTCCGCGACGGCGACGGCTTCGTCCTCGAGGGCCAGAAGGTGTGGTCGTCGTTCGCGCACATCGCCGACTGGTGCATCCTGCTCGCCCGCACCAACCCCGAGGCGGCAAAGCACCGCGGCCTCACCTTCTTCCTCGTCGACATGCACGCGCCCGGCGTGGAGGTGCGGCCCCTGCGCCAGCTCACCGGGGACCCTGAGTTCAACGAGATCTTCCTGACCGGCGTGCGGGTCCCGGCCGAGCAGGTCGTCGGCGAGGTCGACGGCGGCTGGGCGGTGGCCATGACCACACTGCTCCACGAGCGGGGCACGCTCGGCTTCGCCCTCACCACGCGGCTGGAGGTGCTGCTGCGCAGGCTCGTCACCCTCGCCCGCATCCCGGACGGGTCCGGGCGCCGGCCGGCCGACGACCCGCTGGTGCGCGACCGCATCGCCCGCCAGTGGGTGGAGCTGCAGGGCCTGCGCTTCACCAACTACCGGGCCCTCACCAGCCTGGTCCGCACCGGCGTCCCTGGCCCCGAGGGGTCGGTGGCCAAGCTGCACTGGTCGGAGTCGAACCAGCGGCTCACCAAGCTCGCCCTCGAGCTGCTCGGCCCCGACGCCCAGCTCGACGGGGACGGCGCCGTGTGGAACGGCTACTGGCAGTACCAGCAGCTCCGCAGCCGGGGCAACACCATCGAGGCGGGGACCTCCGAGGTCCTGCGCAACATCATCGCGGAGCGGGTCGTGGGCCTGCCCCGCAGCCGCTAG
- a CDS encoding alpha/beta hydrolase, whose amino-acid sequence MEAVGAASRFADLGGPVHYLDFGGAGPTMVLVHGLGGSHVNWLAAGPLLAARARVLALDLAGFGRTPPAGRSTRVRANQRLLGRFVEEVAGAPTVLVGNSMGGMISVLEAAQHPERVAGLVLVSPSVPRPRGVPLDRLVGAAFAAYAIPGVGERFLARHRAQLGTEGVVRETLQLCCVDAGRVPPEVVAAGLALAREREGMPWADAAFLQAARSLLAVLARPGGYLRVIGSVTVPTLLVHGTGDRLVPLGSGRNLARLRPDWAFEVLDGIGHVPQIEDPGRFAEVVTAWLDGPGRPAATAAGHARPRGEAAGA is encoded by the coding sequence ATGGAAGCAGTCGGCGCGGCGTCGCGGTTCGCCGATCTGGGCGGGCCCGTCCACTACCTCGACTTCGGGGGCGCCGGCCCCACGATGGTGCTGGTGCACGGGCTCGGCGGCTCGCACGTGAACTGGCTCGCGGCCGGGCCGCTGCTGGCCGCCCGGGCCCGCGTGCTCGCGCTGGACCTGGCCGGGTTCGGCCGCACCCCGCCGGCCGGCCGCTCCACCCGGGTGCGGGCCAACCAGCGGCTGCTCGGCCGCTTCGTCGAGGAGGTCGCCGGCGCGCCCACGGTCCTGGTCGGCAACTCGATGGGCGGCATGATCTCGGTGCTCGAGGCGGCTCAGCACCCCGAGCGGGTGGCCGGGCTCGTGCTGGTCTCCCCGTCCGTTCCGCGCCCCCGCGGCGTGCCCCTGGACCGCCTGGTCGGCGCGGCCTTCGCCGCCTATGCGATCCCCGGGGTGGGGGAGCGGTTCCTGGCCCGCCACCGCGCCCAGCTCGGCACCGAGGGGGTCGTGCGCGAGACCCTGCAACTGTGCTGCGTGGACGCGGGCCGGGTGCCGCCCGAGGTGGTGGCGGCCGGGCTGGCGCTCGCCCGCGAGCGGGAAGGGATGCCGTGGGCTGACGCGGCCTTCCTGCAGGCGGCCCGCTCGCTGCTCGCCGTGCTGGCCCGCCCCGGGGGCTACCTGCGGGTGATCGGCTCGGTCACCGTCCCGACCCTGCTCGTCCACGGCACCGGCGACCGCCTGGTCCCCCTCGGGAGCGGCCGCAACCTCGCCCGGCTCCGGCCTGACTGGGCCTTCGAGGTGCTCGACGGCATCGGGCACGTGCCGCAGATCGAGGACCCGGGCCGCTTCGCCGAGGTGGTGACCGCCTGGCTGGACGGCCCCGGCCGCCCAGCCGCGACGGCCGCTGGACACGCCAGACCCCGCGGTGAGGCGGCCGGGGCGTAG
- a CDS encoding SDR family oxidoreductase produces the protein MRTLDLFDLRGKVAIVTGGAAGIGRQMAEGLAELGADLVLGARKAERCAEVAAELAASAGVAVVGVGCDVADPEQVEAMVATAVDRFDRVDVLVNNAGTTWAAPAEATRLEDWRKVLDVNLTGAFLCCQAAGRVMIGQGGGKIVNIASVAGFGGSPPELMDTVAYNASKGGLITLTRDLAVKWARHGINVNGIAPGWFPSRMSGWTLEHHGDTLSQLIPLRRFGGPHDLKGAVGYLASAASDYMTGHVLVVDGGTSAY, from the coding sequence GTGCGCACGCTGGACCTGTTCGACCTGCGCGGCAAGGTGGCGATCGTGACCGGCGGCGCGGCCGGGATCGGCAGGCAGATGGCCGAGGGCCTGGCCGAGCTGGGCGCCGACCTGGTGCTCGGCGCGCGCAAGGCCGAGCGCTGCGCCGAGGTCGCCGCCGAGCTGGCCGCCTCGGCCGGGGTGGCGGTGGTCGGGGTCGGCTGCGACGTGGCCGACCCCGAGCAGGTGGAGGCCATGGTGGCCACCGCCGTGGACCGTTTCGACCGGGTCGACGTGCTGGTCAACAACGCCGGCACGACCTGGGCGGCGCCGGCCGAGGCGACGCGGCTCGAGGACTGGCGCAAGGTGCTCGACGTCAACCTGACCGGCGCATTCCTGTGCTGCCAGGCGGCCGGCCGGGTGATGATCGGGCAGGGCGGCGGCAAGATCGTCAACATCGCCTCGGTCGCGGGGTTCGGTGGGTCGCCCCCGGAGCTGATGGACACCGTCGCCTACAACGCGAGCAAGGGCGGGCTCATCACGCTCACCCGTGACCTGGCCGTCAAGTGGGCACGCCACGGCATCAACGTCAACGGGATCGCCCCCGGCTGGTTCCCGTCGCGCATGAGCGGCTGGACGCTCGAGCACCACGGCGACACGCTCAGCCAGCTCATCCCGCTGCGCCGCTTCGGCGGCCCCCACGACCTCAAGGGCGCGGTGGGCTACCTCGCCTCGGCCGCGTCCGACTACATGACCGGGCACGTGCTGGTCGTCGACGGCGGCACCTCCGCCTACTGA
- a CDS encoding SDR family NAD(P)-dependent oxidoreductase: MTGGASGIGLAVVRRLAAAGARVVVADVDEAGGAAAAAEAGGRFVATDVGDPDAMQAAVDAAEAAYGGLDLVHLNAGITTGTPALDRLDLERYRRVVAVNLDGVVFGIRSALPALRRRGGGAIVATASLAGLTAYPGDPVYSMTKHAVVGLTRTLAEPLAADRVTINCVCPGFADTPMLDRFAGGFRAAGFPLLSADEVAAAVLAAATGGGSGQAWVCQPGRPPEPFRFGGVPGPRVPGGHGPPPLPPDPGTPDAHGQPPAAPSDPGTPGAHGLARAVPPPNPAP, encoded by the coding sequence GTGACCGGCGGCGCCAGCGGCATCGGGCTGGCGGTGGTGCGCCGGCTGGCCGCCGCCGGGGCCCGCGTGGTGGTCGCCGACGTCGACGAGGCGGGCGGGGCGGCTGCCGCCGCCGAGGCCGGCGGCAGGTTCGTGGCCACCGACGTGGGCGACCCGGACGCCATGCAGGCCGCGGTCGACGCGGCCGAGGCCGCCTACGGCGGGCTCGACCTGGTCCACCTGAACGCGGGGATCACCACCGGCACGCCCGCGCTCGACCGCCTCGACCTCGAGCGGTACCGGCGCGTGGTCGCGGTCAACCTCGACGGCGTGGTGTTCGGGATCCGCTCGGCGCTGCCCGCGCTCCGCCGCCGGGGCGGCGGCGCCATCGTGGCCACCGCCTCCCTGGCCGGCCTCACCGCCTACCCGGGCGACCCGGTCTACTCGATGACCAAGCACGCCGTGGTCGGCCTCACCCGCACTCTGGCCGAGCCGCTGGCCGCCGACCGGGTCACGATCAACTGCGTCTGCCCCGGGTTCGCCGACACCCCGATGCTGGACCGCTTCGCGGGCGGCTTCCGCGCCGCCGGCTTCCCGCTGCTGTCGGCCGACGAGGTCGCCGCGGCCGTGCTGGCCGCCGCCACCGGCGGCGGCAGCGGCCAGGCGTGGGTCTGCCAGCCCGGCCGCCCGCCCGAGCCCTTCCGCTTCGGCGGCGTGCCCGGCCCCCGGGTGCCCGGCGGCCACGGCCCCCCGCCCCTCCCACCCGACCCCGGGACCCCTGACGCCCACGGCCAGCCGCCGGCCGCGCCATCAGACCCCGGGACTCCCGGCGCCCACGGCCTGGCGCGGGCTGTCCCGCCGCCCAACCCGGCTCCCTGA
- a CDS encoding acyl-CoA dehydrogenase family protein: MDFAFSEEQEMLRESARDFLATRHPLERVAELADGEPGWDPSSWGRLASLGWLGLSVAEDHGGAGASLVDEAVLFEETGRALYPGPFLATVGLALPALEAAAKTVPDALAAVLAGERSATLAWAEPGGPRTIAESGSAACTAAQDGDGWHLTGTKRLVPDVAIAGVAVVVARAGAAGGQHRGAADAGDRGQPREPAGATDRDQPQERAAADADRDQNGGAGLWLVDLTDGRAVVVPRSTVDTTRRLGDLVLDATPAALLVTPGEAAPVLAATRLRALAAVACEAVGVAERARRFATEHAGQREQFGRPIGSYQAVSHRIADAYVATELARSLAYWAAWCVASDDEQAPVACAAAKSAAGEAAVLAAETAIQCMGGIGFTWDHPLHRLYKRAQWIDAFEGHGAVHRGELAAALLDGPPA, translated from the coding sequence ATGGACTTCGCCTTCTCCGAGGAGCAGGAGATGCTGAGGGAGTCGGCGCGCGACTTCCTCGCCACGCGGCACCCGCTCGAGCGGGTGGCCGAGCTCGCCGACGGCGAGCCGGGCTGGGACCCCTCGTCGTGGGGGCGGCTCGCCAGCCTGGGCTGGCTCGGCCTTTCGGTGGCCGAGGACCACGGTGGCGCCGGCGCGAGCCTGGTCGACGAGGCGGTGCTGTTCGAGGAGACCGGGCGCGCCCTGTACCCGGGGCCGTTCCTGGCCACGGTCGGGCTCGCCCTGCCCGCGCTGGAGGCCGCCGCCAAGACCGTCCCTGACGCGCTCGCGGCCGTGCTCGCCGGAGAGCGCTCGGCCACCCTGGCCTGGGCGGAGCCGGGCGGGCCGCGGACCATCGCCGAGAGCGGCTCGGCGGCCTGCACGGCCGCCCAGGACGGCGACGGGTGGCACCTGACCGGGACCAAGCGGCTGGTGCCCGACGTGGCGATCGCCGGCGTCGCGGTGGTGGTCGCCCGGGCCGGCGCGGCCGGCGGCCAGCACAGGGGGGCCGCCGACGCCGGGGACCGCGGCCAGCCGCGGGAGCCCGCCGGCGCCACGGACCGCGACCAGCCGCAGGAGCGGGCCGCCGCCGACGCCGACCGCGACCAGAACGGGGGGGCTGGCCTGTGGCTGGTCGACCTGACCGACGGGCGGGCCGTGGTGGTGCCCCGCTCGACCGTGGACACCACGCGCCGGCTCGGCGACCTCGTGCTCGACGCCACGCCCGCGGCCCTGCTCGTCACGCCCGGCGAGGCGGCCCCGGTGCTCGCTGCGACCCGCCTGCGCGCCCTGGCCGCGGTCGCCTGCGAGGCGGTCGGGGTGGCCGAGCGGGCCCGCCGCTTTGCCACCGAGCACGCCGGCCAGCGCGAGCAGTTCGGCCGCCCCATCGGGTCCTACCAGGCCGTGTCGCACCGCATCGCCGACGCCTACGTCGCCACCGAGCTGGCCCGCTCCCTCGCCTACTGGGCGGCCTGGTGCGTGGCCAGCGACGACGAGCAGGCGCCGGTCGCCTGCGCCGCGGCCAAGTCCGCCGCCGGGGAGGCCGCCGTGCTGGCCGCCGAGACCGCCATCCAGTGCATGGGCGGCATCGGCTTCACCTGGGACCACCCGCTGCACCGCCTCTACAAGCGAGCCCAGTGGATCGACGCGTTCGAGGGCCACGGCGCCGTCCACCGGGGAGAGCTGGCCGCCGCCCTGCTCGACGGCCCTCCTGCTTGA
- a CDS encoding dodecin family protein, whose amino-acid sequence MAESVYTFTELVGTSSESWERAATAAVETAAKSLRDLRVAEIVKFDMVLENGQVRAYRARVKISFKYEAKG is encoded by the coding sequence ATGGCGGAAAGCGTCTATACCTTCACCGAGCTCGTCGGAACCAGCTCCGAGTCCTGGGAGCGGGCCGCGACCGCAGCCGTGGAGACCGCGGCCAAGTCGCTCAGGGACCTGCGCGTGGCCGAGATCGTCAAGTTCGACATGGTGCTCGAGAACGGCCAGGTGCGCGCCTACCGGGCCAGGGTGAAGATCTCCTTCAAGTACGAGGCCAAGGGCTAG
- a CDS encoding acyl-CoA dehydrogenase family protein: MRELEMTADLRELRGRVRSFMDEHVYPAEPVFEREDAEAEALVKELQGRVKAAGIWAPHIGPDAGGTGTGFLPYAYLNELIGRSHWAPLVFGCQAPDAGNAEILNLFGSPELKRRWLRPLVAGDVRSFFSMTEPEVSGSDPTGLRTRGVRDGDDWVVDGHKWFSSGAEGAAFGIVMAVTDPDAPPHRRASQIVVPADTPGVEVVRAIPTMGHRGRGWSTHCEVRYSGVRVPVANTVGEPGDGFRIAQKRLGPGRIHHVMRWLGQMQRAFELLCSYSLEREAFGGPLAGKQTVQNWIADSAAGIQACRLLTLDTAHKIDQGDEARVEVSLIKFHAAAVLHDVIDRAIQVHGALGLTDGTPLASMYREARAARIYDGPDEVHRMVVSRRILKAFEEGAGWDFAEGGPARPSGG, encoded by the coding sequence ATGCGCGAGCTTGAGATGACCGCGGACCTGCGCGAGCTGCGTGGCCGTGTCCGGTCCTTCATGGACGAGCACGTCTACCCGGCCGAGCCGGTCTTCGAGCGGGAGGACGCCGAGGCCGAGGCGCTGGTCAAGGAGCTGCAGGGCCGGGTGAAGGCGGCCGGGATCTGGGCGCCCCACATCGGGCCCGACGCCGGCGGGACCGGCACCGGCTTCCTCCCCTACGCCTACCTCAACGAGCTCATCGGGCGGAGCCACTGGGCGCCGCTGGTGTTCGGCTGCCAGGCCCCCGACGCCGGCAACGCCGAGATCCTCAACCTGTTCGGCTCCCCCGAGCTCAAGCGGCGCTGGCTGCGCCCGCTGGTGGCCGGCGACGTCCGCTCGTTCTTCTCCATGACCGAGCCGGAGGTGTCCGGCTCCGACCCGACCGGCCTGCGCACCCGGGGGGTCCGGGACGGCGACGACTGGGTGGTCGACGGCCACAAGTGGTTCAGCTCCGGGGCCGAGGGCGCCGCCTTCGGGATCGTCATGGCGGTCACCGACCCGGACGCACCGCCGCACCGGCGCGCGTCCCAGATCGTCGTGCCCGCCGACACCCCCGGCGTGGAGGTGGTGCGCGCGATCCCGACCATGGGCCACCGGGGCCGGGGCTGGAGCACCCACTGCGAGGTCCGCTACAGCGGCGTGCGGGTGCCGGTGGCCAACACGGTCGGCGAGCCCGGCGACGGCTTCCGCATCGCCCAGAAGCGCCTCGGGCCAGGACGCATCCACCATGTGATGCGCTGGCTCGGCCAGATGCAGCGCGCCTTCGAGCTGCTCTGCTCCTACTCGCTCGAGCGCGAGGCGTTCGGCGGCCCGCTGGCCGGCAAGCAGACGGTGCAGAACTGGATCGCCGACTCGGCCGCCGGGATCCAGGCCTGCCGCCTGCTCACCCTGGACACCGCCCACAAGATCGACCAGGGCGACGAGGCGCGGGTCGAGGTCTCGCTCATCAAGTTCCACGCCGCGGCCGTGCTCCACGACGTGATCGACCGCGCCATCCAGGTCCACGGCGCGCTCGGCCTGACCGACGGCACCCCGCTGGCGAGCATGTACCGGGAGGCACGGGCCGCCCGCATCTACGACGGCCCCGACGAGGTCCACCGGATGGTGGTGAGCCGCCGCATCCTCAAGGCGTTCGAGGAGGGCGCCGGCTGGGACTTCGCCGAGGGCGGCCCCGCCCGGCCCAGCGGCGGGTAG
- a CDS encoding long-chain fatty acid--CoA ligase: MPTTDVSAVRASIDAAIDGRTLCDILLRNAEERGSEPALAWKEGDAWRRLSWADYRQQVAEVAMGLAALGVGRGDFVAIMARNRPEHLIADLGAVHAGATPVSLYNTLAPEQVAYIVAHCEAKVAVVEDKGFLERFEKVRDQLPSLERVVLVADGAADNDWVLSWERLRAIGRDALAADRDVFEASWKQVKPEDPATLIYTSGTTGPPKGVVITHRNALWTAASVERNLAEPVVPGTPYLSYLPLAHSFERLTGHYVCLWSAQQVHFCPEILEVMKYLPEVRPVVFVAVPRLWEKAHAGVAAALAAEPDERRRKLVARALEVGRKAVRLEQEGKPVPAGLRLQRALFDRLVFAKIRAKLGLDNCRAAVSGAAPISGEVLEFFLALGLPIAEGYGLTENTAGATLNPVGQTRVGTVGRPLPGVEIRLADDGEILIRGGNVTAGYYKEKDKTAETFDADGWLHTGDVGSIDPDGFIRVVDRKKELIVTAGGKNISPANLETLLKRHPLVGQACAIGDRRPFVSALVVLDPEVAPAWAKQHDLPSVSVEYLAKDERVVAEVKRAVDDANEHVSQVEQVKKFVILPAEWTPASEELTPTLKLKRRVILEKYAAEIESIYRPA; this comes from the coding sequence ATGCCGACAACGGATGTCTCTGCCGTACGCGCCTCGATCGACGCCGCCATCGACGGTCGGACGCTCTGCGACATCCTGCTCCGCAACGCCGAGGAGCGGGGCAGCGAGCCAGCGCTGGCCTGGAAGGAAGGGGATGCCTGGCGGCGGCTGTCGTGGGCCGACTACCGGCAGCAGGTCGCCGAGGTCGCCATGGGGCTGGCGGCCCTCGGCGTCGGTCGCGGGGACTTCGTCGCCATCATGGCCCGCAACCGGCCCGAGCACCTGATCGCCGACCTCGGCGCCGTCCACGCCGGCGCCACCCCGGTGTCGCTGTACAACACGCTCGCCCCCGAGCAGGTCGCCTACATCGTGGCCCACTGCGAGGCGAAGGTGGCCGTCGTCGAGGACAAGGGCTTCCTCGAGCGCTTCGAGAAGGTGCGCGACCAGCTCCCCAGCCTCGAGCGGGTCGTGCTCGTGGCCGACGGCGCCGCCGACAACGACTGGGTGCTCTCCTGGGAGCGCCTGCGGGCGATCGGCCGGGACGCCCTGGCCGCCGACCGGGATGTGTTCGAGGCGAGCTGGAAGCAGGTCAAGCCGGAGGACCCGGCCACGCTGATCTACACGTCGGGCACGACCGGCCCGCCCAAGGGCGTCGTCATCACCCACCGCAACGCGCTGTGGACGGCCGCGTCGGTGGAGCGGAACTTGGCCGAGCCGGTCGTCCCGGGCACGCCATACCTCTCCTACCTGCCGCTCGCGCACAGCTTCGAGCGGCTCACGGGGCACTACGTCTGCCTGTGGAGCGCCCAGCAGGTGCACTTCTGCCCGGAGATCCTCGAGGTCATGAAGTACCTCCCCGAGGTCCGGCCGGTCGTGTTCGTGGCCGTCCCCCGGCTCTGGGAGAAGGCCCACGCCGGCGTGGCCGCAGCGCTGGCCGCCGAGCCCGACGAGCGCAGGCGCAAGCTCGTCGCCCGCGCCCTCGAGGTCGGCCGCAAGGCCGTCCGCCTCGAGCAGGAAGGCAAGCCCGTGCCCGCCGGCCTGCGGCTGCAGCGCGCCCTGTTCGACCGTCTGGTGTTCGCCAAGATCCGCGCCAAGCTCGGCCTGGACAACTGCCGCGCGGCGGTCAGCGGGGCCGCGCCCATCTCCGGCGAGGTCCTCGAGTTCTTCCTGGCCCTCGGCCTGCCCATCGCCGAGGGGTACGGGCTGACCGAGAACACCGCCGGCGCCACCCTCAACCCAGTCGGCCAGACCAGGGTCGGCACGGTCGGCAGGCCCCTGCCCGGCGTCGAGATCCGCCTGGCCGACGACGGCGAGATCCTGATCCGCGGCGGCAACGTGACCGCCGGCTACTACAAGGAAAAGGACAAGACCGCCGAGACCTTCGACGCCGACGGCTGGCTGCACACCGGCGACGTCGGCAGCATCGACCCCGACGGCTTCATCCGGGTCGTGGACCGCAAGAAGGAGCTGATCGTCACCGCCGGCGGCAAGAACATCTCGCCCGCCAACCTCGAGACCCTGCTCAAGCGCCACCCGCTGGTCGGCCAGGCCTGCGCGATCGGCGACCGCAGGCCGTTCGTGTCCGCCCTCGTCGTGCTCGACCCCGAGGTCGCGCCCGCCTGGGCCAAGCAGCACGACCTGCCCTCGGTCAGCGTCGAGTACCTCGCCAAGGACGAGCGCGTCGTGGCCGAGGTCAAGCGCGCCGTCGACGACGCCAACGAGCACGTCTCGCAGGTCGAGCAGGTCAAGAAGTTCGTCATCCTGCCGGCCGAGTGGACCCCGGCCAGCGAGGAGCTGACCCCCACCCTCAAGCTCAAGCGGCGCGTCATCCTGGAGAAGTACGCGGCTGAGATCGAGTCGATCTACAGGCCGGCCTGA